The DNA sequence CTACCGCAAGATCTACGCCGCCTACAAGGCGGCCACCGAGCACACCGGCCAGCCGACGGTGATCCTCGCGCACACCGTCAAGGGCTACGGGCTGGGACCGAGCTTCGCGGGTCGCAACTCGACCCACCAGATGAAGAAGATGAAGACGACGGACCTCAAGATGCTCCGGGACGCCCTGCGCATCCCGATCTCGGACGAGCAGCTCGAGGACCCGTTCAGCGCCCCGTACTACCGGCCCGACGCCTCGGACGAGACCCTGCAGTACATGCTCGAGCGGCGCAAGGCCCTCGGCGGCTACGTGCCCGAGCGGCGCACCGACGCCAAGGCGCTGGCGCTCCCGGACGACAAGCCGTACCAGATCCTGGCGAAGGGCTCGGGCAAGCAGGAGATCGCCACGACCATGGCGTTCGTCCGGCTGCTCAAGGAGCTGATGAAGGACAAGGAGGTCGGCCGGCGGTTCGTGCCGATCATCCCCGACGAGGCGCGCACGTTCGGTCTCGACGCGATCTTCCCCACCGCGAAGATCTTCAACACCAAGGGGCAGAACTACACCTCGGTGGACCAGGAGCTCATGCTCAGCTACAAGGAGTCCGAGCAGGGGCAGATCCTCCACACCGGCATCAACGAGGCCGGCTCGGCCGCCGCGATGCAGGTGGTCGGAACGTCGTACGCGGTGCACTGCGAGCCGATGATCCCCGTCTACATCTTCTACTCGATGTTCGGCTTCCAGCGCACCGGCGACCAGTTCTGGGCGGCCGGCGACCAGCTCGCCCGCGGCTTCATCATCGGCGCCACGGCCGGCAAGACCACGCTGGCCGGCGAGGGCACCCAGCACATGGACGGGCACTCCCCCGTGCTGGCGTCGACGAACCCGGCGATCGTCCACTACGACCCGGCGTACGCGTACGAGATCCGGCACATCGTCAAGGACGGTCTGCAGCGGATGTACGGCGAGGACAGCCGCGACCAGAACGTCATGTACTACCTCACGGTGTACAACGAGCCGATGGTCCAGCCCGCCGAGCCGGAGGACGTCGACGTCGAGGGCATCCTCCGGGGCGTCCACCAGATCGCCCGGCCCGACGGCGACGGTCCGCGCGTGCAGCTCCTCGCCTCCGGCGTGGGTGTCCCGTGGGCCCTGCACGCCCGCGAGCTCCTCGCCCAGGACTGGGGCATCCGTGCCGGCGTGTGGTCGGTGACGAGCTGGTACGAGCTGCGCCGGGACGGCCTCGAGGCCGACCGGCACAACTTCCTCCACCCGGAGCAGGAGCGCCGCGAGGCCTACGTCACCACCCGGCTGCGCGACGCCGGCGGTCCGTACGTGGCCACCAGCGACTACGAGCACCAGGTGCAGGACGCCATCCGGCCCTGGGTCCCGGGCGACTACCACACCCTGGGCGCGGACGGGTTCGGCTACTCCGACACCCGGCCGGCGGCGCGCCGCCAGCTCTTCATCGACGCGCACTCCATGGTCGTCAAGGCGTTGGAGGCGCTCGGGCAGCGGGGCGAGGTCGACCGGGACCTGGCCCGCCAGGCCATCGAGCGCTACGACCTGTTCAACGTCCACGCCGGCGAGTCCGGCTCCGCCGGCGGCGACGCCTGAGGGCCTGACACCACCGCGGCGGCCGCACCCGGCAGGGTGCGGCCGCCGCCGTCGTCAGTCCCGCCCGCCCACCGCGATGCCGTGGGTCAGGGTGGTCGGGTCCTGCC is a window from the Georgenia muralis genome containing:
- the aceE gene encoding pyruvate dehydrogenase (acetyl-transferring), homodimeric type, which produces MSSRDESSPLINGLLSRVQDIDHDETQEWLDSLDGLIDERGGPRARYIMLNLLKRARERNVAIPSSVNTPYVNTIGVHEEPYFPGDEAVERKYRGWIRWNAAVMVTRAQRPDVAVGGHISSYASVATLYEVGMNHFFRGKNHPGGGDQVFFQGHASPGNYARAFLEGRLSEADLDGFRQEYSHPEGSRGLPSYPHPRRMPDFWEFPTVSMGLGPAQAIYQAWVNRYVHERGIKDTSQQHVWAFLGDGEMDEPESRGMLQQAAQQNLDNLTFVVNCNLQRLDGPVRGNGKIIQELEAQFRGAGWNVIKVIWGREWDVLLNADKDRALVNLMNETLDGDYQTYKANDGAYVREHFFGRDPRTKALVANMTDDEIWALKRGGHDYRKIYAAYKAATEHTGQPTVILAHTVKGYGLGPSFAGRNSTHQMKKMKTTDLKMLRDALRIPISDEQLEDPFSAPYYRPDASDETLQYMLERRKALGGYVPERRTDAKALALPDDKPYQILAKGSGKQEIATTMAFVRLLKELMKDKEVGRRFVPIIPDEARTFGLDAIFPTAKIFNTKGQNYTSVDQELMLSYKESEQGQILHTGINEAGSAAAMQVVGTSYAVHCEPMIPVYIFYSMFGFQRTGDQFWAAGDQLARGFIIGATAGKTTLAGEGTQHMDGHSPVLASTNPAIVHYDPAYAYEIRHIVKDGLQRMYGEDSRDQNVMYYLTVYNEPMVQPAEPEDVDVEGILRGVHQIARPDGDGPRVQLLASGVGVPWALHARELLAQDWGIRAGVWSVTSWYELRRDGLEADRHNFLHPEQERREAYVTTRLRDAGGPYVATSDYEHQVQDAIRPWVPGDYHTLGADGFGYSDTRPAARRQLFIDAHSMVVKALEALGQRGEVDRDLARQAIERYDLFNVHAGESGSAGGDA